In Heteronotia binoei isolate CCM8104 ecotype False Entrance Well chromosome 4, APGP_CSIRO_Hbin_v1, whole genome shotgun sequence, a genomic segment contains:
- the FAM169A gene encoding soluble lamin-associated protein of 75 kDa: MAFPVDLLENYSHEDLESSAEDYLSDLRCGDPENPEFLSLVNNVKIPICLSTVGFVPLYGGEERHKVLALFAPEDSLAAVALFLADQWWTIDDIVRTSVLSREGLQQVKTIGERVVLYVLNRIIYRKQEIEKNEFPFLCHGSHDYAKILWKKGEAIGFYSVKPTGSVCTSFLTQSYQLPVLDTVFVRKKHKGKDFGLFIMEDFVDSFTEDALGLRFPMTSFMHAACQKYFEKYPGDHDLLWEVEGVGRWHQRTLVTSILERESLQYIGVLQKESGSSQAEESFLQSPVDHSTPSVQASDANDTQLSMDSRKSKDGIDVCEGTSEEVNVTPLFTRSRSNHLKRPKIGKRIQVSDDADGEDGNISEASENRLEPAARVSESSEELIEETEENIAEHELGELTENRKQPVQEVQQLSEKQDDKEESDVEPLNGELMEHAIKVSLVTEGETASEAMDGEAKLQSDSSEETTLTLLVPLILDSSEKSPEGSDDNMSDKIESMADSEVPLEEEQAVAHRKRGVVHNADLIASSQKDEPSNNGLLNSVATEAPEDTISENVSPNTTSSLEEQSEGGSDSPEAPVALGQGSLVMVELEDIAYQQHTEGQKNQMDEQSEESAEPASERAADSSSEEVEVEVPIIDRRTLRRKAKGYKGPPKKKGKLI, translated from the exons ATGGCATTCCCTGTGGACCTGCTGGAAAACTACAGTCATGAAGATCTGGAGAGTTCTGCAGAAGACTACCTTTCTGATCTTAGGTGTGGGGATCCGGAAAACCCAGAGTTCCTTTCTCTTGTCAATAATGTCAAA aTTCCAATTTGCTTATCGACTGTAGGCTTTGTTCCTCTTTATGGTGGAGAGGAGAGACACAAAGTCCTTGCTTTGTTTGCACCAGAGGATTCACTTGCAG CTGTTGCCCTGTTCCTTGCAGATCAGTGGTGGACTATTGATGATATTGTGAGAACATCTGTTCTTTCTAGAGAAGGACTTCAGCAG GTGAAGACCATTGGGGAGAGAGTGGTTCTTTATGTACTAAATAGAATAATATATCGCAAACAAGAAATTGAGAAAAATGAGTTCCCATTCCTCTGTCATGGTAGCCATGATTATGCCAAGATTCTGTGGAAGAAAGGAGAAGCAATTGGGTTTTATTCTGTTAAACCTACAG GGAGCGTGTGTACTTCATTCCTTACCCAGAGCTACCAGCTTCCAGTTCTGGACACAGTGTTTGTGAGGAAGAAGCACAAAGGGAAAGATTTTGGTCTGTTCATAATGGAAGATTTTGTGGATTCCTTTACGGAAGATGCACTTGGCCTGCGGTTCCCAATGACTTCTTTTATGCATGCTG CTTGTCAGAAGTACTTTGAAAAGTATCCGGGAGATCATGATCTTCTTTGGGAAGTTGAAGGAGTGGGCCGCTGGCATCAGAGAACACTTGTCACTAGTATATTGGAGAGAGAAAGTCTCCAGTACATAG GAGTCTTGCAGAAGGAAAGTGGCAGTTCTCAGGCCGAGGAGAGTTTTTTGCAGTCTCCTGTGGATCACAGCACCCCAAGTGTGCAAGCATCTGATGCCAATGATACACAACTAAGT ATGGACTCTCGTAAAAGCAAGGATGGCATAGATGTATGTGAAGGCACTTCTGAAG AAGTTAATGTTACGCCGCTTTTTACTCGATCACGAAGCAATCATCTGAAACGTCCCAAGATAGGGAAAAGGATCCAGGTATCTGATGATGCTGATGGTGAAGATGGAAACATTTCTGAAGCATCAGAAAACAG ACTGGAACCTGCTGCTCGAGTGTCTGAAAGTTCAGAAGAGTTGATAGAAGAGACAGAAGAAAATATAGCTGAACATGAACTGGGGGAGTTAACTGAAAATAGAAAGCAACCAGTACAAGAAGTGCAGCAGTTGTCTGAGAAACAAGATGATAAAGAG GAATCAGATGTTGAGCCACTCAATGGAGAGCTAATGGAACATGCTATCAAGGTTTCATTGGTGACTGAAGGGGAAACAGCAAGTGAAGCTATGGATGGAGAAGCAAAGCTGCAGTCGGATAGTTCAGaagaaacaactttaactttattagTCCCGTTAATTCTTGACTCTTCAGAGAAATCTCCTGAAGGCAGTGATGACAATATGTCAGATAAG ATTGAGAGCATGGCAGATTCAGAAGTACCACTAGAAGAAGAACAAGCAGTAGCACATAGGAAAAGGGGAGTTGTTCATAATGCAGATCTTATTGCATCATCACAAAAGGATGAACCCTCCAATAATGGCCTTTTGAACTCTGTAGCAACTGAAGCTCCAGAAGATACCATTTCTGAGAATGTCTCCCCCAATACCACCTCTTCCCTGGAGGAGCAAAGTGAAGGTGGGTCTGACTCACCAGAGGCCCCTGTTGCTCTGGGTCAGGGGTCCTTAGTGATGGTTGAACTGGAGGATATTGCATACCAGCAACACACAGAGGGGCAAAAGAATCAGATGGATGAACAGTCTGAGGAGTCAGCAGAGCCAGCATCTGAGAGAGCTGCAGACAGCAGTTCTGAGGAAGTTGAAGTCGAAGTCCCCATAATAGACAGGCGGACCTTGCGAAGAAAGGCCAAAGGGTACAAAGGACCACccaagaaaaaaggaaaactaaTTTAG